In Nostoc piscinale CENA21, the genomic stretch ATGCCAAGCGCACTGCGCTGCACCATCAAATAAGTAGCTAGTCCTAGGAGGAGGAGAAACCAAAAAGTCATGTTTTCTTTAATAATTTGGAAAAATATCCCACCAGTAGTGTCAGCACCACAAAGCAGAATCTCAAACCCCAATTTTTAACAATAGTTAACTATTAAGGCAGAATTTTTTAGTACCAATTTGTCCAATCATGGCCATAGATGAATTGCACAAAAGCTCATAAAACAACTGTTTGATCAACTAAATCCGAAAATTGGATCAGCAGTTCAACTCTGTGATTAAATTTGTACCACTCCTCATTTTTGTATAGTTTTTCTCATGGGTTCCTTACCTCAACCGCCCGTTCATAATGCTAAAGCACCACGGCCTGTACTTGACAGCATTTTTGCTTTTGTGCCAAATCGGGACACATTGGGAGGAACCTCCTATTTCATTGTAAGAAATGAAGGGAATATCCTCATCGATTGCCCAGCGTTAGAACAAATAAATCTGGATTTTTTGCGATCGCATGGAGGTGTACGCTGGTTAGTGATTACGCATCGTGGTGCCATTGGCAAAACCCCAGAACTCCAGCAAGCTTTGGGTTGTGAGGTTGTCATTCAAGAACAAGAAGCGTATTTACTACCTAATTTAACCGTTACTACCTTCACCCAAGAAATTATTCTCACTTCCACAACCCAAATTATTTGGACACCTGGTCATTCTCCTGGTTCATCTTGCCTTTATGACAGCACATTCGGCGGTATTTTATTTTCTGGTCGGCATTTATTACCTAATCAACAGGGTGAACCAGTACCATTACGCACTGCTAAAACCTTTCACTGGCCTCGACAAATTAAAAATGTTCAATCTTTACTAGAACGCTTTACCCCAGACACCCTTGAGTATATTTGTCCGGGTGCAAATACAGGTTTTCTGAGAGGTAAACGTGTGATAGACCAATCATACAAGCGTTTAGCTGCCTTGGATTTCTCCGATTTGTTGCAGGTACAGCCCATTTTATAAGGGAGTAGGAAGGAGAAAGTTTTTGATCAAAGGCTGAGTCAAAACTTTCATATCAGCTTTTTCTCTCTTATCTTCCTTATCTCCCTTGTCCCATTTCCAGCCAGCTTGGAAAAAACCTACATTCTTCTCCTACTCCCTACTTCCTACTACTAAAGGATTTTGTGCCAATATTTCGACTGCGGCTTGATATTGCGAATCTGCTTCTGTGGCCAGTTGATCGCGGGAAATGGGCTGTTGAGTAACTATTTTATCTGGCTTGATTCCGAGTTTATTAATATCTCGATGTTGGGGAGTTTCATATTTAGCAATTGTAACTGCTAAACCAGAACCATCTGACAGTTCAAATAAAGATTGAATTAAGCCTTTACCAAATGTAGTTTCGCCTACTAATTTGGCACGGCCATTATCTTGCAATGCGCCAGCGAGAATTTCACTAGCACTCGCAGTTCCTTGATTGACTAAAATTACTAAGGGGTCGTTTGTGAGTGCTGGGCCAAAGGCTTCAAAACTGCCTTGAATACCTTGA encodes the following:
- a CDS encoding MBL fold metallo-hydrolase, whose protein sequence is MGSLPQPPVHNAKAPRPVLDSIFAFVPNRDTLGGTSYFIVRNEGNILIDCPALEQINLDFLRSHGGVRWLVITHRGAIGKTPELQQALGCEVVIQEQEAYLLPNLTVTTFTQEIILTSTTQIIWTPGHSPGSSCLYDSTFGGILFSGRHLLPNQQGEPVPLRTAKTFHWPRQIKNVQSLLERFTPDTLEYICPGANTGFLRGKRVIDQSYKRLAALDFSDLLQVQPIL